A region from the Salicibibacter cibarius genome encodes:
- a CDS encoding class I SAM-dependent methyltransferase: MTEQTEIEQLFHALDQMAIAISEDHAYTYLDALAEAGDILYQGTTEKPFSDPAKEKIKRFLKDAPKGQLDREVVRKAFQLAILKGMKENVQPHHAMTPDGVAFFVSYLLKKLIGEERDIRLFDPAMGTANLLTAILNDTDGVEGAIGAEVDDALVRIAFAMANLQRHSLQILQMDSVSQRGLPEVDVIVSDLPVGYYANDEIVADFYTRPEEGRMPVEYAIFENSWKALKESGFAMFLIPNTMFTREGAEALREFVKREAVTLGLLQLPESMFKNDQYAKSIWLLQKNGPGVQAPPQALFAELPSFTRAEALSDMIKRINEWFEQFFHQNG, translated from the coding sequence ATGACGGAGCAAACGGAGATCGAACAACTTTTTCATGCATTGGATCAAATGGCAATCGCCATAAGCGAGGACCACGCATATACATATTTGGATGCATTGGCGGAAGCGGGCGATATTTTATACCAGGGCACCACCGAAAAACCTTTTTCCGATCCAGCGAAAGAAAAAATCAAGCGATTTTTGAAAGATGCTCCAAAAGGGCAGCTAGATCGTGAAGTTGTGCGCAAGGCTTTTCAACTGGCGATCCTCAAAGGGATGAAGGAAAACGTCCAACCTCATCATGCTATGACGCCGGATGGTGTCGCGTTCTTTGTCTCCTACTTGTTAAAAAAACTCATCGGCGAAGAACGAGACATTCGGTTATTTGACCCTGCCATGGGTACCGCGAATTTACTGACGGCAATCCTAAATGATACGGACGGGGTGGAGGGCGCGATTGGCGCTGAAGTTGATGACGCGTTAGTCCGTATCGCATTTGCAATGGCAAATTTACAACGCCACTCCCTGCAAATTTTGCAAATGGATAGCGTTAGCCAGCGTGGACTGCCCGAAGTTGATGTCATCGTATCGGACTTGCCCGTTGGCTATTATGCAAACGACGAGATCGTTGCCGATTTTTACACACGTCCCGAAGAAGGGCGAATGCCTGTTGAATATGCAATCTTTGAAAATTCCTGGAAAGCGCTTAAAGAAAGCGGGTTTGCCATGTTTTTGATCCCGAACACGATGTTTACGCGCGAAGGCGCGGAAGCCCTCCGCGAATTTGTAAAAAGGGAAGCGGTAACGCTCGGCCTTTTGCAATTGCCGGAATCCATGTTTAAAAACGACCAGTACGCCAAGAGCATCTGGCTGCTGCAGAAAAACGGTCCGGGTGTACAGGCCCCGCCACAAGCATTATTCGCCGAACTCCCGTCTTTTACACGTGCGGAAGCGTTAAGCGATATGATCAAGCGCATCAATGAGTGGTTCGAGCAGTTTTTCCATCAAAACGGGTAA
- the tpx gene encoding thiol peroxidase produces the protein MASVTFNGNPVALIGTEVKEGSQAPNFTALDTSMQAHSLGNHQGKVRVISVVPSVDTGVCAQQTRRFNEEAAKLDNVEVLTISVDLPFAQKRWCAAEGIDNLTMLSDHRDFSFGEAFGIGIKEMRLLARGVFVLDSNGTVTHAEYVPEATNHPDYDAAISAAKETK, from the coding sequence ATGGCAAGCGTAACATTTAATGGAAACCCGGTGGCATTAATCGGGACAGAAGTAAAAGAAGGCAGTCAAGCGCCGAACTTCACAGCCCTTGATACGAGCATGCAGGCGCATAGCTTGGGCAACCATCAGGGGAAAGTTCGAGTTATTAGCGTTGTGCCCTCCGTGGATACCGGTGTCTGTGCCCAGCAGACACGGCGCTTTAATGAAGAGGCGGCGAAATTGGACAACGTTGAAGTGTTAACGATTAGCGTCGATTTACCGTTTGCGCAAAAGCGTTGGTGTGCCGCAGAAGGCATCGATAACCTCACCATGCTTTCGGACCATCGTGATTTTTCATTCGGAGAAGCATTCGGGATCGGCATTAAGGAAATGCGGCTGCTTGCAAGAGGTGTGTTCGTGCTTGATAGCAACGGAACGGTTACACATGCTGAATACGTACCTGAAGCCACCAATCATCCCGATTATGATGCGGCTATTTCAGCGGCAAAAGAAACAAAGTAA
- the ytfJ gene encoding GerW family sporulation protein, with amino-acid sequence MSEHPIQGLMKTAMENIKEMVDVNTIIGDPVETPDGSVIVPVSKVGFGFAAGGSQIVTDRTEAYDDEDSYPFGGGSGGGVSITPIAFLIVGTAGVKMIHLDNQAHFYEKLLEFAPQVVEKIKQLVRDDHHEAPHVDDRHYPHID; translated from the coding sequence ATGTCAGAGCACCCGATTCAAGGCTTAATGAAAACAGCGATGGAAAACATTAAAGAAATGGTTGATGTAAATACGATTATTGGCGACCCCGTCGAAACACCGGACGGCAGCGTCATCGTACCTGTGTCAAAAGTGGGCTTCGGTTTTGCCGCCGGAGGGAGCCAAATCGTGACGGATCGAACAGAAGCCTACGACGATGAAGACAGTTATCCTTTTGGCGGGGGAAGCGGTGGCGGTGTCTCCATTACTCCGATAGCATTCCTCATCGTCGGTACGGCAGGGGTGAAAATGATTCATCTTGATAATCAAGCCCATTTTTATGAGAAACTGCTCGAATTTGCACCGCAAGTCGTTGAGAAAATAAAACAATTGGTCCGTGATGATCACCATGAGGCGCCTCACGTCGATGATCGGCACTATCCGCATATTGATTAA
- a CDS encoding DUF2953 domain-containing protein has product MTVSVFRGLIKKRWDIPSIKMDDDSFSVDYDLQTSGAFNKRKTKQSEKKGTPTDVEKQKETAQSALNRVTDFTKIVGQFLKNIRVHEFRWESVLGTGDAATAGTLSGFAWMGKSAVFALIAKLMTVRHMPHLNVTPVFQAAFFRTSLTCIVSFSVGNAMRGLIRVLIHVRKRKKQSPKHNPQDRNVSKEA; this is encoded by the coding sequence TTGACGGTATCCGTTTTCCGTGGGCTCATAAAAAAACGTTGGGACATCCCTTCGATCAAAATGGATGATGACTCTTTCTCCGTGGACTATGATCTACAAACGTCCGGCGCATTCAATAAGAGAAAAACGAAGCAGTCAGAAAAGAAAGGAACGCCGACGGATGTGGAAAAACAGAAGGAAACGGCTCAGTCAGCCTTGAATCGTGTCACGGATTTTACGAAAATAGTCGGGCAATTTCTTAAAAACATCCGCGTGCACGAATTTCGATGGGAATCCGTTCTCGGTACCGGTGATGCCGCGACTGCAGGAACCTTATCCGGATTTGCTTGGATGGGGAAATCAGCGGTCTTTGCGCTTATTGCGAAATTGATGACAGTGAGGCATATGCCCCATTTAAACGTAACGCCTGTCTTTCAAGCAGCTTTTTTTCGCACCTCTTTAACTTGTATAGTATCTTTTTCTGTCGGGAACGCTATGCGTGGGTTGATCCGGGTTTTGATTCATGTCCGTAAAAGGAAAAAACAAAGTCCTAAACATAACCCTCAGGATCGAAATGTATCGAAGGAGGCATAG
- a CDS encoding EcsC family protein yields MPSSPEQIEERLQAIREWEERYFENRDMQTWSVQELQAEAASRLPKKWQEKLIEGVDRFLFYTQSMILNANVQREVEERILATARVFRDDIATITDVRKLTLEQNQFIRMQMVAKQRLFAFGQGGITGFGGPFLLAADLPLLMAINLRTVQLSALSFGYDMRHPAEMMIALKVFEVGTSPSSTQFQGWKELEAEEENIVGAFPGFYNGNEQIINEEWLHQPLRQIGKLAMIFMLRKKLIQGVPLVGIAYGAYSNYRLAKQVSDISGVYYEKRYLLDRWHGRG; encoded by the coding sequence ATGCCATCGTCACCGGAGCAAATTGAAGAACGATTGCAGGCCATTCGCGAGTGGGAAGAACGCTATTTTGAAAATCGGGATATGCAAACGTGGTCCGTGCAAGAATTGCAAGCGGAGGCAGCATCCCGGTTGCCGAAAAAATGGCAGGAAAAATTAATCGAAGGTGTCGATCGCTTTCTTTTTTATACGCAAAGCATGATTCTGAACGCGAACGTGCAACGGGAAGTTGAAGAACGTATTCTCGCGACGGCCCGTGTGTTTCGCGACGACATTGCGACCATAACGGACGTAAGAAAATTGACGCTCGAACAAAATCAATTCATTCGTATGCAAATGGTGGCAAAACAACGGCTGTTCGCTTTCGGTCAGGGAGGCATTACCGGGTTCGGCGGCCCGTTTTTGTTGGCGGCAGACCTCCCGTTGCTCATGGCTATCAACTTACGCACCGTGCAGTTATCCGCGCTCTCGTTTGGTTACGATATGCGTCACCCGGCGGAAATGATGATCGCCTTGAAAGTGTTTGAAGTGGGAACCTCCCCCTCCTCTACGCAATTCCAAGGGTGGAAAGAACTCGAGGCGGAGGAGGAGAATATCGTTGGCGCTTTTCCGGGTTTTTATAATGGAAACGAACAAATTATTAATGAGGAGTGGCTGCATCAACCGCTTCGGCAAATCGGAAAATTGGCGATGATTTTTATGTTGCGGAAAAAACTTATTCAAGGCGTTCCTTTGGTTGGCATTGCATACGGAGCGTATAGTAACTACCGATTAGCAAAACAAGTTTCAGACATATCCGGCGTTTACTATGAAAAACGATATTTACTGGATCGTTGGCATGGCAGAGGTTAA